The Breoghania sp. genome has a segment encoding these proteins:
- a CDS encoding TRAP transporter fused permease subunit → MVQDDSAQGQASVAGAASSDQQAHLPPGEVTRLGASYSPGSILFTLLCTLGITLGLINTFGIRLAGEVMLEGQYYWLFIGLFLAAAFIAIPARAGSRKISVLDMGAAAIALGVSVWFATNAWNMVFFGWSNFPAGIVIWLLMLELARRSGGPAFFLVVLLLGLYPLVADRMPGLLMGIPYDFNSMIEAHVFRPEGLMGITTKIVAQIVLGFLVFAGVLIATGAGEFFIDLANAGFGRFRGGPAKVAVVASAFFGSLSGSVFSNIAGTGTITIQTMKRGGYPPHYAAAIEACASMGGVVMPPVMGAIAFVMAITIGVPYSTVLLAAILPSALFYFGLLLQVDAFAARRGLEGRKERGEPIGPILKRGWPFLFVLGFLIWGLLVMRWEYYTPWYASALMLGLAVFNKKTRPTPARLFHTARQIGVLITQTAAIILPIAFVVSGLTITGVTGSLTSGLVALGGDNLYLVIALGMIACFIMGLAGLAIIAYIFLAVTLAPAIIQLGGLNEVAVHFFIVYYAMLSAITPPVGAAAFLAATIANAKPMRTAWTAMRLGIVIYFVPLFFLFQPALVLQGDLLPLVHVLPSIIIGIALISAGFERHLIGVGDVRTIWRLPLVAVGFALSFPGLWTTLAGGSLAVFLVAMVWRDNRQPRVTGKHGKPVESPA, encoded by the coding sequence ATGGTTCAGGACGACAGCGCGCAGGGTCAGGCCAGCGTTGCGGGGGCGGCTTCAAGCGATCAGCAGGCGCACCTGCCACCCGGTGAGGTGACCCGGTTGGGGGCCTCCTATTCACCCGGCAGCATCCTCTTCACCCTGCTTTGCACCCTCGGCATCACGCTCGGGCTCATCAACACGTTCGGCATCCGCCTCGCCGGCGAGGTGATGCTGGAAGGGCAGTATTACTGGCTGTTCATCGGCCTGTTTCTCGCCGCCGCCTTCATCGCCATTCCGGCGCGCGCGGGGTCGCGAAAGATCTCTGTCCTCGACATGGGAGCCGCCGCCATAGCCCTTGGCGTCTCAGTGTGGTTTGCCACGAATGCCTGGAACATGGTGTTTTTCGGCTGGTCTAACTTTCCCGCCGGGATCGTCATCTGGCTCCTGATGCTGGAACTGGCGCGGCGCTCTGGCGGGCCTGCCTTTTTCCTCGTGGTGCTGTTGCTGGGGCTTTATCCGCTCGTCGCCGACCGGATGCCCGGTCTCCTCATGGGCATTCCCTACGATTTCAACTCCATGATCGAGGCCCATGTCTTCCGCCCGGAAGGACTGATGGGCATCACCACCAAGATCGTTGCGCAGATCGTACTGGGCTTTCTGGTCTTTGCAGGCGTGCTGATCGCGACGGGGGCGGGCGAATTCTTCATCGATCTCGCCAATGCAGGCTTCGGGCGCTTTCGCGGCGGCCCGGCCAAGGTCGCGGTCGTCGCGTCCGCCTTTTTCGGATCGCTGTCGGGCTCGGTCTTTTCCAATATCGCGGGCACCGGCACGATCACCATCCAGACCATGAAACGCGGCGGGTATCCGCCCCATTATGCCGCCGCCATCGAGGCCTGCGCCTCCATGGGCGGGGTCGTAATGCCGCCGGTCATGGGCGCGATCGCCTTCGTCATGGCGATCACCATCGGGGTTCCCTATTCCACCGTGTTGCTGGCCGCGATCCTGCCCTCCGCACTGTTCTATTTCGGGCTGCTGCTTCAGGTGGATGCCTTCGCTGCGCGCCGGGGCCTTGAAGGCCGCAAGGAGCGCGGCGAGCCCATCGGGCCGATCCTCAAGCGGGGCTGGCCATTTCTCTTCGTGCTGGGCTTTCTGATCTGGGGCCTGCTGGTGATGCGCTGGGAGTATTACACCCCGTGGTATGCGTCCGCCCTGATGCTGGGCCTTGCCGTCTTCAACAAGAAGACACGGCCCACGCCCGCCCGGCTCTTTCATACCGCGCGCCAGATCGGAGTGCTCATCACGCAGACGGCGGCCATCATCCTGCCCATCGCCTTCGTGGTTTCGGGCCTGACGATCACCGGCGTGACGGGCTCGCTCACCTCCGGTCTGGTGGCGCTTGGCGGCGACAATCTCTATCTCGTCATCGCCCTCGGCATGATCGCCTGCTTCATCATGGGGCTCGCGGGACTGGCGATCATCGCCTACATCTTCCTAGCCGTGACGCTGGCCCCCGCCATCATCCAGCTAGGCGGGCTGAACGAGGTCGCGGTTCACTTCTTCATCGTCTATTACGCGATGCTGTCGGCCATCACCCCGCCGGTGGGCGCGGCTGCGTTTCTCGCGGCGACCATCGCCAATGCCAAGCCCATGCGCACCGCCTGGACGGCCATGCGGCTCGGGATCGTGATCTATTTCGTGCCGCTGTTCTTCCTGTTCCAGCCCGCGCTTGTGCTCCAGGGCGATCTCCTGCCACTGGTGCATGTGCTGCCGTCCATCATCATCGGCATCGCGCTGATTTCAGCGGGCTTCGAACGCCACCTGATCGGGGTCGGAGACGTGCGCACGATCTGGCGCTTGCCGCTGGTCGCGGTCGGCTTCGCGCTCAGTTTTCCCGGCCTGTGGACGACGCTCGCCGGCGGCAGCCTGGCGGTGTTTCTGGTGGCGATGGTGTGGCGGGACAACCGCCAGCCGCGCGTGACGGGCAAGCATGGCAAGCCGGTGGAAAGCCCGGCCTGA
- a CDS encoding amidase family protein, whose product MSFKPPFSWSTGTAPTRLGAALRHCQEDPSAKSVFTKTLARRANMQAEAAEHKSSPLAGALISVKALFDVEGEVTTAATKVLQKDAPARADAPCIAALDAAGGVFVGLTNMSEFAYSGIGINPHYGTPDNPAYPGCVPGGSTSGGAVSVALGVCDIAIGSDTGGSLRIPAAFTGITGFKPTQATVSLDGGKALSDTLDSFGPMARSVAACELAWQVMAGLDPKPVDPARRRLVVPSNFGMSELDDAVAAGFDAVIGTLRAHGFEIVEKDLAAIEIYNQVPPWHLTSVESRAHYEDHFRKTPELFDPRVHARMKRADEISAVDYRQTLNRRGDFVKAFADELGEDLLLLPTTPILPPSRELLEKDDEAFNRLNLLALRNPSLANGADGCAIALPFENAGKVLSAMLVGARGRDAQLLACAKEVEAALA is encoded by the coding sequence ATGAGCTTCAAACCGCCGTTTTCCTGGAGCACCGGCACCGCTCCCACCCGCCTCGGTGCGGCCTTGCGCCACTGTCAGGAAGACCCCTCGGCGAAATCCGTCTTCACCAAGACGCTGGCCAGACGCGCCAACATGCAGGCGGAAGCGGCGGAGCATAAATCCTCGCCGTTGGCGGGGGCCTTGATTTCCGTGAAGGCGCTTTTCGACGTGGAAGGCGAGGTCACGACAGCGGCCACCAAGGTCCTGCAAAAGGATGCGCCCGCGCGCGCCGATGCGCCCTGCATCGCGGCGCTTGATGCGGCGGGCGGTGTTTTCGTCGGCCTCACCAACATGTCGGAATTCGCCTATTCGGGCATCGGCATCAATCCCCATTACGGCACGCCCGACAATCCGGCCTATCCCGGCTGTGTCCCCGGCGGCTCCACCAGCGGCGGCGCCGTTTCCGTGGCGCTGGGCGTGTGCGATATCGCCATCGGCTCGGATACGGGCGGTTCCTTGCGCATTCCGGCTGCCTTCACAGGCATCACCGGCTTCAAGCCGACGCAGGCAACCGTGTCGCTGGACGGCGGCAAGGCGCTTTCCGATACACTGGACAGCTTCGGTCCCATGGCCAGGTCGGTCGCGGCCTGCGAGCTTGCATGGCAGGTCATGGCGGGTCTCGATCCCAAGCCGGTTGACCCCGCCCGCAGGCGCCTCGTCGTGCCGTCCAATTTCGGCATGAGCGAACTGGACGATGCGGTCGCCGCAGGCTTCGACGCCGTGATCGGCACACTGCGGGCGCACGGTTTCGAGATCGTGGAAAAGGATCTGGCGGCAATCGAGATCTACAATCAGGTCCCGCCCTGGCATCTCACCTCCGTTGAATCGCGCGCGCACTACGAGGATCACTTCCGGAAGACGCCGGAGCTTTTCGATCCGCGCGTACATGCCCGCATGAAGCGCGCCGACGAGATCAGCGCCGTGGACTACCGCCAGACGCTCAACCGGCGCGGCGACTTCGTGAAGGCCTTTGCCGACGAACTGGGCGAGGATCTGCTGCTCCTGCCCACAACACCCATCCTGCCACCCTCGCGTGAACTGCTGGAAAAGGACGACGAGGCCTTCAACCGACTGAACCTTCTGGCGCTCAGGAACCCCTCGCTCGCCAATGGCGCGGATGGATGCGCGATTGCGCTGCCCTTCGAAAATGCCGGCAAGGTGCTGAGCGCCATGCTGGTCGGCGCAAGGGGGCGGGACGCGCAGCTGCTCGCCTGTGCCAAGGAAGTCGAGGCCGCGCTGGCCTGA
- a CDS encoding enoyl-CoA hydratase-related protein, which yields MSAQAVLWNVDEERGVATITFNRPEVLNAVDVPTAQAFLAAVQAVTASPGVRAILISGEGRAFVAGGDISAFGSDPGQAAQVVNAILDAMHPALLALREHPAPVIASVRGAAAGAGLSLVLSADLVICDEGARFVIAYDRLGATPDCGATWFLARKVGRTKATELFVLSEALGAAEAKAAGLVSKVVPSDELATQAEALASKVARGPTLAYGGFNRLMDSAMELDLADQLETERALFMDMIGKADFREGVSAFLEKRKPVFSGA from the coding sequence ATGAGCGCTCAGGCGGTCTTGTGGAATGTCGATGAGGAAAGGGGTGTTGCGACCATCACCTTCAACCGGCCGGAGGTGCTGAACGCGGTCGATGTGCCGACCGCGCAGGCCTTTCTGGCGGCGGTTCAGGCGGTGACGGCGAGCCCGGGCGTGCGCGCGATCCTGATATCGGGGGAAGGGCGGGCCTTTGTGGCGGGCGGCGATATCTCCGCCTTCGGTTCCGATCCGGGCCAGGCGGCGCAGGTGGTCAATGCAATTCTCGATGCCATGCACCCGGCGCTTCTGGCGTTGCGCGAACATCCCGCTCCGGTCATCGCATCCGTGCGCGGAGCCGCCGCCGGGGCGGGGCTCAGCCTCGTGCTGTCCGCCGATCTGGTGATCTGCGATGAAGGCGCGCGTTTCGTCATCGCCTATGATCGTCTCGGCGCGACACCCGATTGCGGGGCCACGTGGTTTCTCGCCCGCAAGGTCGGGCGCACGAAGGCGACCGAGCTTTTCGTGCTGTCGGAGGCGCTGGGCGCAGCCGAGGCGAAGGCCGCAGGCCTGGTCTCGAAGGTGGTGCCCTCAGACGAACTCGCAACCCAGGCGGAGGCTCTCGCCAGTAAGGTGGCCCGCGGCCCGACGCTTGCCTATGGCGGGTTCAACCGCCTGATGGACAGCGCCATGGAGCTTGATCTCGCCGACCAATTGGAAACAGAGCGCGCCCTCTTCATGGACATGATCGGCAAAGCGGATTTTCGCGAAGGCGTCTCGGCCTTTCTGGAAAAGCGCAAGCCCGTCTTCAGTGGCGCCTAG
- a CDS encoding enoyl-CoA hydratase encodes MNAYEGNAYEEILVENTERVTTITLNRPERLNAWTPRMADEVRHAVGGAGHDPDIRCIVVTGAGRGFCAGAEVQNLEITASRGKTRGEEVLHPNDIAFENVTAETGAPDLDGLYPGRFGYLYDCPKPVIAAINGPCAGIGLVFTLYCDFRFAAADAKFTTAFAARGLIAEHGSAWLLPRLVGEQTALDLMLTARKFTGEEAARLGLVNAACAGEDLMDVVRERAAHLAVMSSPRSMAVMKRQIRAARQQAFADALTVADDAMHASFGSADFREGVASLVERRTPAFPDL; translated from the coding sequence ATGAACGCCTACGAGGGGAACGCCTACGAGGAGATTCTCGTCGAGAACACGGAACGCGTCACGACGATCACGCTGAACCGACCGGAACGGCTGAACGCCTGGACGCCGCGCATGGCGGATGAGGTGCGTCATGCGGTGGGGGGTGCCGGTCACGATCCCGATATCCGGTGCATCGTGGTGACGGGCGCGGGCCGTGGCTTTTGCGCAGGGGCCGAGGTGCAGAACCTCGAAATCACGGCCAGCCGGGGCAAGACGCGCGGCGAGGAAGTGCTGCACCCCAACGACATCGCCTTTGAAAACGTGACCGCGGAGACCGGCGCCCCCGATCTCGACGGACTTTATCCGGGCCGGTTCGGCTATCTCTATGACTGCCCCAAGCCGGTGATCGCCGCGATCAACGGACCTTGCGCGGGGATTGGCCTCGTTTTCACGCTCTATTGCGATTTCCGCTTTGCCGCCGCCGACGCCAAGTTCACCACGGCCTTTGCCGCTCGCGGACTGATTGCCGAGCATGGCAGCGCCTGGCTTTTGCCGCGGCTGGTGGGCGAGCAGACGGCGCTCGATCTGATGCTGACGGCGCGCAAGTTCACCGGCGAAGAGGCGGCCCGCCTCGGGCTCGTCAACGCGGCCTGTGCGGGCGAAGACCTGATGGATGTCGTGCGCGAGAGGGCAGCGCACCTGGCGGTCATGTCCTCGCCGCGCTCCATGGCGGTGATGAAGCGCCAGATCCGCGCTGCGCGCCAACAGGCTTTTGCCGATGCCCTCACCGTGGCGGACGACGCCATGCATGCAAGCTTCGGCTCCGCCGATTTCCGCGAGGGCGTTGCAAGCCTCGTGGAACGTCGCACGCCCGCCTTTCCCGATCTTTGA
- a CDS encoding 3-hydroxyacyl-CoA dehydrogenase NAD-binding domain-containing protein: MTNTFENAAAYVAEAAKAAWNVPGIGADVARRPVKSVGIIGAGTMGGGIAMNFATAGIPVKIRDTTQEALDRGLGVIRANYQRSCDKGRFTQDELEARMGRIEGVLDMAAFADCDLVIEAVFEDLDLKKKIFGELDRIAKPGAILATNTSALDVDEIATATSRPQDVIGLHFFSPANVMKLLEIVRAEKTADDVVATAMDLAKTIGKIAVLVGVCWGFVGNRMLRARRLQAEKLMFSGVMPWDIDKAITDFGFRMGPYQMSDLAGLDIGWAPGAKTDFPVRDALCEIGRRGQKTGAGWYEYEGREGRPSTVTAGLIREITGAEPRQMAAEDIVVACLYPMVNEAVKILEENKAQRASDIDVVWLNGYGWPAETGGPMFWADQVGAPRILAAMEKLGADDPAFAPAEGLRRLSESGGSFLDLDFGGLKTASMRGKAA, translated from the coding sequence ATGACCAACACATTTGAGAACGCCGCCGCCTATGTGGCGGAGGCGGCGAAGGCTGCGTGGAACGTGCCGGGTATCGGTGCGGATGTTGCCCGCAGGCCCGTGAAATCCGTGGGCATCATCGGGGCGGGCACCATGGGTGGCGGTATCGCGATGAATTTCGCGACCGCAGGCATCCCGGTGAAGATCCGCGATACCACGCAGGAGGCGCTGGATCGCGGCCTTGGCGTCATCCGGGCCAACTACCAGCGCAGCTGCGACAAGGGGCGCTTCACCCAGGACGAGCTTGAAGCCCGCATGGGCCGCATCGAGGGTGTCCTCGACATGGCCGCCTTCGCCGATTGCGATCTGGTCATCGAGGCGGTTTTCGAGGATCTGGACCTGAAGAAGAAGATCTTCGGCGAGCTCGACCGGATCGCGAAGCCGGGCGCCATTCTGGCGACCAACACGTCCGCGCTCGACGTCGACGAGATCGCCACCGCCACATCGCGGCCTCAGGACGTGATCGGGCTGCATTTCTTCTCGCCCGCCAATGTCATGAAACTGCTGGAGATCGTGCGCGCAGAGAAGACGGCAGACGATGTCGTCGCGACCGCCATGGATCTTGCGAAGACCATCGGCAAGATAGCCGTCCTCGTCGGCGTCTGCTGGGGCTTCGTCGGCAACCGCATGCTGCGCGCGCGCAGGCTTCAGGCGGAAAAGCTGATGTTCTCCGGCGTCATGCCCTGGGATATCGACAAGGCGATCACCGATTTCGGCTTCCGCATGGGCCCCTATCAGATGTCGGACCTCGCCGGCCTCGATATCGGCTGGGCGCCGGGGGCGAAAACAGATTTCCCCGTGCGCGATGCGCTGTGCGAAATCGGTCGGCGTGGTCAGAAAACCGGCGCGGGCTGGTACGAATATGAAGGCCGCGAAGGCCGTCCCTCCACCGTCACCGCCGGCCTGATCCGCGAGATCACGGGCGCGGAGCCCCGTCAGATGGCGGCCGAAGACATCGTCGTCGCCTGCCTCTATCCGATGGTCAACGAGGCGGTGAAGATCCTGGAAGAGAACAAGGCCCAGCGCGCCTCCGACATCGATGTCGTCTGGCTCAACGGCTATGGCTGGCCCGCCGAAACGGGCGGCCCGATGTTCTGGGCCGATCAGGTCGGTGCGCCGCGCATTCTGGCTGCGATGGAAAAGCTTGGCGCGGACGATCCCGCCTTCGCTCCGGCGGAAGGCTTGCGCCGTCTTAGCGAGTCCGGCGGCTCCTTCCTCGATCTCGATTTCGGCGGTCTGAAGACGGCGTCCATGCGGGGGAAGGCAGCATGA
- a CDS encoding DUF2848 domain-containing protein yields MQFKSPEGVLECTPNALVVAGWTGRDRAAVDHHIEELAAIGVPAPSEVPLYYRCAPSLLTRDTTIAALGKESSGEAEPFLIQTGGKLWLGLASDHTDRALETYSVAHSKQICAKPVAEDVWAFEEVADHLDQLELKSWIFEKGEWVVYQEGTLASILPLTQLMSGVEMADGTAMLCGTLPAKGGVRPAADFKMALHDPIRGRTIEWSYSATVLPVIA; encoded by the coding sequence ATGCAGTTCAAATCCCCTGAAGGGGTGCTCGAATGCACCCCTAACGCCCTTGTTGTTGCCGGATGGACAGGTCGCGACCGCGCCGCCGTCGATCATCACATCGAGGAACTGGCCGCCATCGGAGTGCCTGCGCCCTCTGAAGTGCCGCTCTATTACCGTTGTGCGCCGTCTCTGCTAACCCGCGACACGACCATTGCGGCCCTTGGCAAGGAAAGTTCCGGCGAGGCGGAGCCCTTCCTCATCCAGACCGGCGGCAAGCTGTGGCTGGGGCTCGCCTCCGACCATACCGATCGCGCGCTGGAGACCTATTCCGTCGCCCATTCCAAGCAGATCTGCGCAAAGCCGGTCGCGGAGGATGTCTGGGCCTTTGAGGAGGTCGCCGATCATCTCGATCAGCTGGAGCTGAAATCCTGGATCTTCGAGAAGGGGGAGTGGGTCGTCTATCAGGAGGGTACGCTGGCCTCCATCCTGCCTCTGACGCAGCTGATGTCGGGTGTGGAGATGGCCGATGGCACGGCAATGCTGTGCGGAACCCTGCCCGCAAAAGGCGGCGTTCGTCCGGCGGCGGATTTCAAGATGGCGTTGCACGATCCGATCCGCGGGCGGACCATCGAATGGAGCTATAGTGCGACGGTTCTGCCGGTCATTGCCTGA
- a CDS encoding TAXI family TRAP transporter solute-binding subunit, which yields MKTFAIAAAALIAVGLQAGPAQAQDNYAWPRMLVVGTPGTTTGSFASTNGWGPVMEKQTGMSVRIVPEGNEMARLQRLTVKKNIQISSTSSAEIRSQVEGIGAYAAVPAQPVYILWHHNDTPWGYVTSGNSDLTSLKDLAKGGYRISTGVFSPTLVTSVKKGLPAFAGLTPEEAQDKFIFVPASSYAESCRAVVEGRADIALCATISSLLSEMEAAPGGIKWLPMDTSDKDGWKGYGNARPMVVPGPISMGVKSAIGVEGSTSNFLYMVRSDTDEDFAYHMAKWFAESFDDYKSTHPLAARMSVERFRHYLNSSPLPVHPGTVRYLKEIGLWDEEDDAWNNAAVARMDAWVAARNAALKEAMSQGIRPSPDDEAFLAILKKHTADLEGFRVRL from the coding sequence ATGAAAACCTTTGCTATCGCCGCGGCGGCCTTGATCGCGGTCGGCCTGCAGGCCGGGCCTGCGCAGGCGCAGGACAACTACGCATGGCCCCGGATGCTGGTTGTCGGCACGCCGGGCACCACCACGGGCAGCTTCGCCTCCACCAACGGATGGGGGCCGGTCATGGAAAAGCAGACCGGCATGAGCGTGCGCATCGTGCCGGAGGGCAACGAGATGGCGCGTCTTCAGCGCCTGACCGTGAAGAAGAACATTCAGATTTCCTCCACCTCGTCCGCCGAAATCCGGAGCCAGGTGGAAGGTATCGGGGCCTATGCGGCGGTGCCGGCGCAGCCCGTCTACATTCTCTGGCATCACAACGACACGCCGTGGGGTTATGTGACCTCCGGCAACTCTGACCTGACCAGCCTGAAGGATCTCGCCAAAGGCGGCTACCGCATCTCCACCGGCGTCTTCTCGCCCACCCTTGTCACCTCGGTGAAGAAGGGACTTCCCGCCTTTGCCGGACTGACGCCGGAAGAGGCGCAGGACAAGTTCATCTTTGTGCCCGCCTCCAGCTATGCGGAAAGCTGTCGCGCGGTGGTCGAGGGCCGGGCAGACATCGCGCTGTGCGCCACGATCAGCTCGCTTCTTTCGGAAATGGAAGCCGCTCCCGGCGGCATCAAGTGGCTGCCGATGGACACCTCGGACAAGGACGGCTGGAAGGGCTATGGCAATGCGCGGCCCATGGTCGTGCCGGGCCCGATCTCCATGGGCGTCAAGAGCGCCATCGGCGTGGAGGGCTCCACCTCCAACTTCCTCTACATGGTGCGTTCCGACACCGACGAGGATTTCGCCTATCACATGGCGAAGTGGTTCGCGGAATCCTTCGACGATTACAAGTCCACCCATCCGCTGGCGGCCCGCATGTCGGTCGAACGGTTCCGCCATTACCTCAACAGTTCGCCCCTGCCGGTGCATCCGGGAACAGTGCGCTACCTGAAGGAAATCGGCCTCTGGGACGAAGAGGACGATGCGTGGAACAACGCGGCCGTCGCGCGCATGGATGCCTGGGTCGCGGCGCGCAACGCGGCGCTGAAGGAGGCCATGTCGCAAGGCATCCGCCCCTCCCCCGACGATGAAGCGTTTCTGGCGATCCTGAAGAAGCATACCGCGGATCTGGAAGGCTTCCGCGTCCGCCTCTAG
- a CDS encoding TetR/AcrR family transcriptional regulator, which translates to MAGDKNSDIADGLEDGTPDNSTLDEADIRVVQNEDLKQKRREQICDAALELFLEKGFASTTIRDICARSGVNQASIYDYIANKNDILRRLLNQLWFRPDVTPLPELLGQLDRDLEDVLREYFRETWMKKGKGALLVYRTVPHMQAHDRKAMRQRESQLIDDAAAQLRKRFKLGEDDPRFEILANLLVYLATFGPMRSWLQRDRPPEELIKASATAAAAMIQQVVDTPI; encoded by the coding sequence GTGGCAGGCGACAAGAATTCCGACATCGCTGACGGGCTGGAAGACGGCACACCAGACAACAGCACTCTGGACGAAGCCGACATCCGGGTGGTTCAGAACGAGGATCTGAAGCAGAAGCGGCGGGAACAGATCTGCGACGCGGCGCTGGAGCTGTTTCTGGAAAAGGGCTTCGCCTCCACCACCATCCGCGATATCTGCGCGCGTTCCGGCGTCAATCAGGCGAGCATCTACGATTATATCGCCAACAAGAACGACATCCTGCGTCGCCTCCTCAACCAGCTCTGGTTTCGCCCCGACGTGACGCCCCTGCCGGAATTGCTGGGCCAGCTCGATCGCGATCTGGAGGATGTGCTTCGCGAGTATTTTCGCGAGACATGGATGAAGAAGGGCAAGGGCGCGCTGCTCGTCTACCGCACGGTGCCGCACATGCAGGCCCATGATCGCAAGGCCATGCGCCAGCGTGAAAGCCAGCTTATCGACGACGCGGCGGCGCAACTGCGCAAGCGTTTCAAGCTTGGTGAGGACGACCCGCGGTTCGAGATCCTGGCAAACCTGCTGGTCTATCTCGCGACCTTCGGTCCGATGCGCAGCTGGCTTCAGCGCGACCGGCCGCCCGAAGAGCTCATCAAAGCCTCGGCAACCGCCGCCGCCGCGATGATCCAGCAGGTTGTCGACACGCCGATCTGA
- a CDS encoding phosphotransferase family protein: MTMAHAGSPELEAPRAAHRFDEARVRDWLGEALGTDPGPLYVQQFEGGMSNPTFLLTTSAGKRYVLRKKPPGELLPRAHAVDREYRIINALQETPVPVPGTVAFCDDISVIGVDFFLMDFVEGRVIADPAMGPVPLAERRPLAFALVDTLAELHKVDYEAVGLGDFGRPEGFMARQVKRWKGQYETARSALPASLDHSDMDWLAAWLAEQDCIADEATIVHGDFRLGNVIIDRHEPRPLAVLDWELSTIGHPLSDLAYLMLPYHLPHMQDPSTNGAPTHDDMLARYVASSGRSGLEHWPVFLAFACFRYAAIVHGVAARAAKGNVSSARADPIRDAQRAMTVARIGRDIALDAEGDTRSS, encoded by the coding sequence ATGACAATGGCCCATGCCGGATCACCGGAACTGGAAGCCCCGCGCGCCGCGCATCGTTTCGACGAGGCCCGCGTGCGCGACTGGCTTGGCGAGGCGCTGGGCACGGATCCCGGCCCACTCTATGTGCAGCAATTCGAAGGGGGCATGTCGAACCCGACATTCCTGCTGACGACAAGTGCCGGCAAACGCTACGTGTTGCGCAAGAAGCCGCCGGGCGAGCTGCTTCCGCGTGCCCATGCGGTGGACCGGGAATACCGGATCATCAACGCGCTTCAAGAGACCCCCGTGCCGGTTCCCGGCACGGTCGCCTTTTGCGACGACATATCGGTGATCGGCGTCGATTTCTTTCTGATGGATTTCGTGGAAGGTCGGGTGATCGCCGATCCGGCCATGGGGCCCGTGCCCCTTGCAGAGCGCCGTCCGCTCGCCTTCGCGCTGGTCGACACGCTGGCGGAGCTTCACAAGGTGGACTATGAGGCCGTCGGCCTTGGCGATTTCGGACGCCCGGAAGGCTTCATGGCCCGTCAGGTTAAGCGCTGGAAAGGGCAATACGAGACGGCGCGCAGCGCCCTGCCCGCCTCGCTTGATCACTCCGACATGGACTGGCTGGCAGCCTGGCTGGCCGAGCAGGATTGCATCGCGGACGAGGCAACCATCGTTCACGGCGATTTCCGGCTCGGAAACGTGATCATCGACCGGCATGAACCGCGACCGTTGGCGGTGCTCGACTGGGAGCTTTCCACGATCGGGCATCCGCTTTCCGATCTCGCTTACCTGATGCTGCCCTATCACCTGCCCCACATGCAGGACCCGTCCACAAATGGCGCGCCCACGCACGACGATATGCTGGCGCGCTACGTGGCATCTTCGGGCCGTTCGGGACTTGAACACTGGCCGGTCTTTCTCGCCTTTGCCTGTTTCCGCTACGCCGCCATCGTGCATGGGGTGGCGGCGCGGGCGGCCAAGGGGAATGTCAGCAGTGCGCGGGCCGACCCGATCCGCGATGCGCAACGGGCCATGACGGTCGCCCGCATCGGGCGCGACATTGCGCTGGATGCGGAAGGCGACACACGCTCAAGTTGA